TCCTGGAGCTGAAAAAAATGTCCCAGGCCGGGGTTCCCCTGTCCGCCGAAGAGGCGCCGGATATGTCCGGGCGCCCGGTGGGCCTGGACAGCCTTGAGCGCTCCCTTGAGCGGGCCATTCGAAGCGAAGTCAAGCGGATGTCCCACATGGCTCCGTTTCTGGCCACCTCGGGAAACACCACCCCGTTCATCGGTCTTTTCGGGACCGTGTGGGGCATCATGAATTCGTTTCACGGCATCGGTATCATGGGCTCGGCCAATCTGGCGGTGGTGGCCCCGGGAATCTCCGAGGCCCTGGTGGCCACGGCGGCGGGCCTGGCCGTGGCCATTCCCTCCGTCATCGCCTACAACTATTTTATCAATAAAATCAGAGTGATGGAATCAGACATGAGAAATTTTTCCTCGGATTTTATTAACATTGTCCAGCGGGACATGCTTCGGCCAAAGGCGGATTGACCATGCTTTCGAACGACCGTGACGATTTTTTGCTCTCCGAGATCAATGTCACCCCTTTTGTGGACGTCATGCTGGTGCTTCTGATTATTTTCATGGTCACGGCCCCCATGATGACCCAGGGCGTCAATGTCTCGCTCCCGGAGATTTCCTCCGCCAGGCCCCTTCCTTCGGAGGCAAAACCGGTGATTGTGAGCGTGGACTCCGACGGCGCGGCGTATATCAATGGCCGGAAAACGCCGCCGGCTCTTTTTCGCCGCTCTCTTTTGAGGACCGTCAAAGACACCGGGAAAAGGGAAGTGTTTTTGAAAGCCGACCGAAAGGTTCCATACGGCGCGGTGGCCCGGGTTATTTCTGAAATTCATGAGGCGGGGATCGTCAGTCTGGGCATTGTGGCCCTGCCGTCCGGACGGGACGCCGGAAAAACGGACAAGGGCCCGGCGCGAAAGAAATGATCCCGACTCGAGACGCTCAACCTTACTTTAAGCCCGCGATTTTTGTTTCCGCCCTTTTTCACGGCGTTTTCGCCGCCGCGCTGTTTTTTTTTCCGGGTCTTTCCCTTTTCTCCGTCCCTCCTCCCCCGGCCATTCATGTCCGCCTCATCGCCCCGCCCGCTCCCGCGGCCGAAGCCGCCGGGGCCAAACGGCCCGCCGTCCGGCCGGCAAAGACCCGGGCGCCTGAGAAACCAAAGGCGTCCAGACCCAAAATCAAAAAGCCGCCCAAGCCTCCGGAGCCTGAGGCGCCCCCAAAGCCTCACAACCCCCCGGAAGCGAAGAAACCCCCGGAAGCGAAGAAGCCCCCGGCCCTTTCTTTGTCCGTTCCTGAAAAAAAGGACCCGCCCCGGGAAAAGAGGAAAAAAAAGGTCAAGGAATCCCTTAAAAAAAAGACCTATGATCCCGCGGCGGTCAAGGCCAGGGAAAAGGCCATCTCCCGGATCAGACGGAAAGTCAAGGCGTCTGAGCAGGAAAAGAAGGCCGTCCGAAAGGAGCCGGCTCCGGCGCCTGAAAAACGGGTTGAGGCCCAAACCGGGATTCAGGAAAAGGCTGAGCCGGAGGAAAAAACCGCTGAGCCGTCGTCCGAAGGAAACTCCGCGCCCGCGGCCGCGGAGCGCGACGGGGTCCGGGGCGAGCGGATGAGGCTTTACAACATGGCGGTCAAGAGCCACATCGAGGCGAACTGGGCCTATTCTCCACTTCTGACCAAGGAGTTTTCCCGTCTGGAGGCGCTGGTGTCCATCACCATCATGCCGAACGGGGAAATCCGCGCCATCCAGATCGACAAGCGATCCGGAAGCGATTATTTTGATGAGTCCATATACAGAGCGGTGGTGAAATCCAACCCTCTTCCCCGCCCGCCGGACATTTCCCCGGGGGACCGGACGCCGCATATCATCGGGTTCAGATTCACGCCGCCCAGGCAGCCGGGGGGAGCCGGTCTGCGCGAGGATTA
The DNA window shown above is from Candidatus Desulfarcum epimagneticum and carries:
- a CDS encoding Protein TolQ — protein: MFQEMDFIHMVLNAGLMVRFVLLTLLLFSIVSWTIIIAKFFHIRRAAAESERFSDFFWKSRSLSEAFSKIKRIRRFQKSPLAAIFQIGFLELKKMSQAGVPLSAEEAPDMSGRPVGLDSLERSLERAIRSEVKRMSHMAPFLATSGNTTPFIGLFGTVWGIMNSFHGIGIMGSANLAVVAPGISEALVATAAGLAVAIPSVIAYNYFINKIRVMESDMRNFSSDFINIVQRDMLRPKAD
- the exbD gene encoding Biopolymer transport protein ExbD; the protein is MLSNDRDDFLLSEINVTPFVDVMLVLLIIFMVTAPMMTQGVNVSLPEISSARPLPSEAKPVIVSVDSDGAAYINGRKTPPALFRRSLLRTVKDTGKREVFLKADRKVPYGAVARVISEIHEAGIVSLGIVALPSGRDAGKTDKGPARKK
- a CDS encoding conserved hypothetical protein (Evidence 4 : Unknown function but conserved in other organisms) codes for the protein MIPTRDAQPYFKPAIFVSALFHGVFAAALFFFPGLSLFSVPPPPAIHVRLIAPPAPAAEAAGAKRPAVRPAKTRAPEKPKASRPKIKKPPKPPEPEAPPKPHNPPEAKKPPEAKKPPALSLSVPEKKDPPREKRKKKVKESLKKKTYDPAAVKAREKAISRIRRKVKASEQEKKAVRKEPAPAPEKRVEAQTGIQEKAEPEEKTAEPSSEGNSAPAAAERDGVRGERMRLYNMAVKSHIEANWAYSPLLTKEFSRLEALVSITIMPNGEIRAIQIDKRSGSDYFDESIYRAVVKSNPLPRPPDISPGDRTPHIIGFRFTPPRQPGGAGLRED